The genomic interval aaggaatttcatgtttcaggaggtttgcagaaagacaagtcgAAGCAGCTGATGAGCAGTTTCAGTGGGAGACGTTTATTTTGAGATGTGGTTCACAGCACAAAACGAAGACGATTTAAAGTGCACATGGGTCAACAGTTCTTTTGTATCCACCATCTATGAAACAGGCAGTGTGAGATGTCACATGATTACTTGTCCACTCATGTACACATCTCCGCCATCATACTACATTCAACATGACATTGGTCATCTATGTGATTATATTCTATAGCTTCAACAAGATAttggtcacagcaaggacacatcgggACCAGCATGAATCTGTTTAGCATCAACAAGACATGGCTCACATCGCCCACAATCAGGACGCAGTCTGCTTCTACAatgtaaagttaaaaagattGTCTGAGATGATGTTTGCATTCGACTGGTGAGCTGTGGGTTTGCCATCGCTGATGCAATGTGTCATAAAGAAAAGTCTCCGtgtccacagagagaagaggagtcatGTTTCTGAGGAGAAGCTGCCGTCCTGCTGTGCTTCTTGTCAGGACGTCCTGAAGGATCCAGTCTCCACCAGCTGTGGACACTGGCTCTGCAGACGCTGCATCACCTCATACTGGGACCAGTCGGGTTCACCAGGAGAGTCCTCCTGTCCCCAGTGTGGACAAAGATCCAGAACAGGACCTGGAGctcagacagcaggtcagagCAGCTCTGTGCAGAGTGACACTGaacttctgtctgatggttCATTTGTTCAATCATACAGCACTGACTTTTAATATGATGATAAAAACCACAAGATTAGAGGTTTTAATAAAGTTCCAGTTCAGAATGTGTCTGATTGTTGAGCTTTAATCCAGCTGGCAGCTTTTCATGAGGCAtcattcaaacaacttcacactcGACAAGGTTCATGTGTTATGATGCACTTTCATCCAACTTAGTTACATGTTGTGTTAGGTTTATATAGATGATTTATagtttgtgttgtgattttcttctgttcatccAAAATACCTTCAGagtcaacactgcacttcctctGGTCCTCAGACAAACACCCAAGTTTGAAGTCGATCGTATGAGCGGTTGTAAAGAAATtccagaaacagaaagacaaagatttctGTTTATAGTTGGACGTATCTAATGAAAGTGATCATCAGactctctgtcttcagtctgACTCTGGTTCTTGTCTTTCAGCAGATGGTGGTCTGCAGCAGGTTCTAGATGAACATAAGAtcagtctgaggaggagatgtgaacgtgtgactgaaggaagtgatgacagaggaagtgaaaccttCCTCAACAGGATCTTCACTGAGCTCTAcatcacagagggacagagtgaagaggtcAATACCCAACATGAGGTGAGGCAGCTGGAGACGACTTCCAAGAAGAAGACCGTCCATGAAACTCCCATCAAGTGCCACGACATCTTTAAAGTCGGACCCGACCAGCAGAGACGCATCAGAGTCGTCCTGACGAACGGCGTCGCTGGCGTTGGAAAAACCTTCTCGGTGCAGAAGTTCACTCTGGACTGGGCCGAGGGTTTGGAAAACCAAGACGTCAGTCTGCTGATTCTGCTTTCGTTCAGGGAGCTGAACCTGATCAGAGACCAGCAGCACAGTCTTCTCACGCTGCTCCACGTTTTCCATCCATCATTACAgaaggtcacagaggagaagctcgctgtctgtagactgttgttcatctttgaTGGCCTGGATGAAAGCCGACTTTCTCTGGATTTCAACCACAGGGAGGTTGTGTCTGGTGTCACACAGAGCTCATCAGTCAACGAGCTGCTGACGAACCTCATCCAGGGGAATCTGCTTCCCTACGCTCTCGTCTGGATAACCTCCCGACCTGCGGCGGCCAATCAGATCCCTCTTACTTGCGTTGACAGGGTGACAGAGGTACGAGGCTTCACCGACGCCCAGAAGGAGGAGTACTTCAGGAGAAggttcagtgatgaagagctgtCCAGCAGAATCATCTCACACGTGAAGACGTCCAGGAGCCTCCACATCATGTGTCAAATCCCAGTCTTCTGCTGGATCAGTGCTACAGTTCTGGAGCACATGttgaccacagaccagagagaagagctgcccaagaccctgactgacctgtactcacacttcctgctggttcagacacagaggaagaagaacaagtaTCATGAAGGACGTGAGACGAGGCCACAGGAGCTGATGGAGGCCGACAGGAAAATTCTCCTGAAGCTGGGGAGGCTGGCGTTTGAACatctgcagacaggaaacatcatgTTCTACCAAGAAGACCTGGAGCGCTGTGGTCTTGACGTCACAGAGGCCTCGGTGTACTCCGGAGTTTGTACTGAGATCTTCAGAAGAGAGAGTGTGATCCTCCAGAAAACCGTCTACTGCTTTGTTCATCTGAGCGTTCAGGAGTTTCTGGCTGCAGTCTACATGTTCCACTGTGtcaccaacagaaacacaaaagtagTCAACGACTTCCTGGGAACAAAATGGAACAACGCACAACATGACTCTTTTCTGGAGTACATCCTGGGAAGCACCATGGAGAAATCCCTTGAAAGTCAAAATGGCCACCTGGATCTGTTTGTTCGCTTCCTTCACGGCCTCTCTCTGGAGTCCAACCAGAGACTCTTAAGAGGCCTGATGGGTCGGACAGAGAACCATCCAACGATCATCCAGAGACTCTTAAGAGGCCTGATGGGTCAGAGAGAGAACGATCCAGAAATCATCCAGAGAGTCATCGACAACCTGAAGGAGATGAACAGTGATGAAATCTCTCCTGACAGAAGCATCAACATCTTCCACTGTCTGATGGAGATGAACGACCTCTCAGTACATCAGGAGATCCAAGAGTTCCTGAAGtcagagaacagatcagagaagGAACTCTCTGAGatccactgctctgctctggcctACATGCTGCAGATGTCAGAGGAGGTTCTGGATGAGTTGGACCTGGAGGAGTACAACACATCAGAGGAGGGACGACGTAGACTGATCCCAGCTGTGAGGAACTGCAGAACGGCTCGGTGAGTCCAGACCAGTTatggacgacgtgtctccacttcctcctacTGAACTAAACTGAAGCCacaatatctttatttttttaattatggcACGAggaataaaataatttgaagaGGATTTCAGTGGCCAGTGACTCTATAGCACCTCCCAGAGGTCAAGGGCTCAAACTGGCTGAAGAGAGGATCTCAAGTAAGAAAGTCTCTGATCCAGAGAACTAGTCCATGATTGATGTTGAGATCAATTAGCCTTTTCAGGAGAATGTGGGTTTTCATTGAGTTGAAAGCTGAACTGAAGTCCACTAATAAGACCCTGGCATATCCTCTAGGATGCACAAGTTGTTTAGTGAGTGAGTTGAGAAGCGTCAGAACAGCATCATCAGTGCTTctgtcacttctctctcctttcaacACAGTAACTCCATATTACCAGAAGGCAACCTTCCTTTCATTGAGACAGGTTTTCAGTTGTTTGACACCCAGTtcatgacctgtactgcagccagccaccagggggcgacccagatcttttgggagctgtcatgtcgtccatctttatccaCAGTCGTTGGTCCAGACGTGATCAGTGACATGATGGATAAGTATAGATCAGTAGTTGAGTTCACTCAGTGTGAAATGATTTCTGATCTGAGAACGACTGTTCATCAGAAAACTGCAGAATCAAACCTTTAGTGTCTccagaggaagctgaggagttTCCTCGAGTGACGTCacctgagtcagtgtcagttgGGAGTCGAGACGACGAGTTTGAGAAGTAAAGACGTGTCCTGATATATCAGATGTGTGGACATATGAGAGCACATCAGAGTCAACGtgctgcttttcattcattcatctcagATTCAAGTAAAACACAGATTCACATTAAAAGTCTGAGGAGGATTATTGATTCATGTCCAACACAATGAGATTGGATCAGATGAACCATGGATGTGTAGAGCAGATGGTCAATACATCATGACTTGTTTTCTCATCATGTGCAtcaagtgtgttttcatcacagattgtctggttttatattttctctcttcacagaTTTATTCGCTGTGAACTCTCAGAGACTCACTGTGAAGTcgtggcctcagctctgaagtccgacccctcccacctgacagaactggaccTGAGTGACAACTTCTccctgcaggattcaggagtgaaggttctgtctgctggactggagagtccacattgtcgactggagactctgaggtcagcagcaggtcatgagtctgtgttgacatgaacaggtgtatgaatgttgtgttgacatgatgatgatccacaaAAACAGACGGACAAAGACTCATTGATCAGGATCATCAATGATTTGattctttgtttcattcattatcCAGGTTGGAGAGGTGcaggttgtcagagatcagctgttcttctctggcctcagctctgaagtccaacccctcccacctgagacaactggacctgagtggaaacaagctgcaggattcaggagtgaaggagctgtgtggttttctggagagtccacactgtcgactggagactctgaggtcagacaccatgttcacattttcttcttcatagtTATAACAGTAATAATCCTGatgaactttattcatatagcagCGTTCACAGCACAGTGAGGCTGCTGTCAGACCTGGTCCTGAtcttctctggaggggctgtatgtgacaaCACTAATGTCCACAGATGTTCCTCTGGACATGTTCAGGAACCTCTGCTGTCGGTCCTTCCATAGAACCTTCTGTGTTGAACCTGTTTGACtcaacaatctcctgctgtttgtcacatgtgaaccacaaactctggaaaatatctggaTGCATTTCTGTGGTGGTTCTCCAGAGGTCCTGTCTGGAAACATCTTCAGAAAGTGTTGCACCAGGCAGGTTGttccagagaggggggggccTGGAGGGACAAGGCCCGGTCCCCCTCGGCCCTCAGCTGGGACTGTGGAATATGGTCCACTGACTGTGGACGAGCAacgtggagacaaagacaaatctcatCTCACTTTAAATTTCTCAtcgttttcacatttcaatattttgttcatgtcatGTTATCATAAAGTATCTGTGAGTTGGATCATGAAAGTTCATCTGACACTGAAACACTTGAGTCTTTAGTGTTGAAGGTGTTTGGAGTTTCACTTTTCTAAACCTCCATGTTCTCAACTTTCTTCAGCGCTGAACAGACGATGAAACACTGAACGGTTTCAAGcagaaactttgttttctaaagtttcatgttttattctttatccaggttgatgagctgcaggttgtcagagatcagctgttcttctctggcctcagctctgaagtccaacccctcccacctgagacTACTGGACCTGAGGGGAAACaggctgcaggattcaggagtgaagaaGCTGCGTGATCTTGTCCAGAGAGTCGTGTGTTGAGTCTGGATCCAGTGAGGTGAGTGGAGGTCTGGAGTCAGAACTGTTCTGATCACAGTCAGTATCCGAGCAAACATCCAGAGTTCCCTGTGAACCTCCACTGTTCTTCTGGATCATTTCCTCTGTGAAGCTGAATCATGTTCAGGGATGACAGGTGTCACCCTGGTGGATGTTTCCACTTGGcttttgactgactgactctcaTACATGTTAGCGTGAAGCCGAGGAAGCTGCTCCTCCACCGACTCGTCACGTCTGTCGTCTTCTCTCAACAGATCGGAccgatgaagaagatgaagatgatgaagaggagagccCGACGTCCAGGCCGCCATCTTCCCTGAgactcctcccctccacctgtGACCAGACGCTCTTCTGGTTTGCTGATTGGAGGAGTTCTGGGAAGGCTCCGACATTCGTCTTGATGGTTTTGAACGTGTGGCCGTTCTGAAACCAGCAGATTATTACTGTTCACTTCTTTGTGTTGGGGCTCTATCATGTGGAAGGATGGAGTATTGCAGGTGTGTTCCCTGTTATAATGTAAAAGGTCTTGGAGGTTGATGTCAGAGTGACTGGATGTAAAGACGAGTTCAAGTACGTTGGgatcaaaataatgaatttctttacacttgtttttgatatattcatataatagTAATTAATGTTGGAGAGTTTCACTTCTTTgggtcatttaaataaaaccacCTACGGATGAAACAGGAACTGTTTCTTATGAGTTGTGAACTGTGAACCACTGGTTTTATCTTTTACCAACTAAGTCTCTCTTCAcaactgttttttgtgttaaagCATTTGAACagcaacaatgtgttttttatagatggttaatggactgtatttatatatctctTTTTTAGTCTTATAGACCActcacaagtcacattcatccaaTCACAGTCATACTGCTgtttactgcactttttctttcacattcatacactgccggcatttgtgcttgtgtttaatGTAGCTgcatctagagctgcaacagttaatcgattagtaatcgataactaaattaatcgccaactaatttgataatcggttcaagtagtttttctgaaaaagaaaaagtcaaacttctctgatttcagcttcttaaatgtgaatattttctggtttctttgctcctctgtgacagtaaacttaaTATATCTTATTATAACAataccaaaacaaaacatcatctcagggtgAAGTGGCGTATAATGACCATACACAACAAAAGTACAGTACTGCTGTAAATGTATTTGTAGCACAGTTTCAAATGATACTACAGGGAACTAATAATTGGAATTGGATGAAAATGCTGTATCCTCGCTGGCACTCTGTGATATTCCATAAGAAAGGTCTCAGATTAGATAATCTGGGGCCAACTTTTGTCATTAGACAAGAAAGTGGCCTGTTGGTTGAGGTCGGACGACAGCATGCTGTACAGGAAGTGATCAAGTGAGGgcagtgtttgtctacagtgcACGTACAGTAAGGTCCATCACAGTGCATTCATGACTCCCATCTATTCATGTAGCTGTCATTCAGCTCTCAGCttcaataaagacaaaaacaaatcagagttCATTCTGACGTTTGAATTCACAACTGATATGAATATGTCTTGTTGAAGATATTAGGAAACAGTGTGGTGCGTCTACAGTCTCTTCTTTTCTGACCAGTCCCGTATGTTTGCAAATCTTCTATTTGTTTTTGGCAGTCCACATACAAACATCCACATTGTCAAATTGTTTGAAATTTTACAGTgtgatgaatttttttaatttctttttttgtagttaATAAACCCCTAATCCAGAAATAAGGTTTGATCCATGAAGACGACTATGTGTTGAATGTTAACATAGTCACCAGAATTGTCTGATGGACCGGTGTAATTGTTGTTGGGAATTCCACCACTGAAcagtttgtactgtatgtatttcatTCACACTAATTGTAGCATTTTTTCACCAGACATGTGAATGTAACATCTCTGTGTTTATCAGGAAGAGCCACAGAGTTATTTACTCTCTTTCTTAGGGATACCTCTCAAACAATGTATGTTTTGCACTCACCTGTTTGTATAGATTTGTTATCATTGGAAGTTTGTGCACTTGATGTTACTCTGTATTGAGGACAGTGTAAAGGATAATACAGACCAGGTAGTCTGTGAGTGTTGCAGTGCAGAGAGGAGGTTCCTCAGACATTAGGACTCAATTCATAAGGACTGTCCCAACTCTAGGCAACCTTCTGTATTCCATGTCCTGTGGCAGTTTCATTTCTCCAGGTTCCACAGAAGTCAAATGTTTTAAGCTGTTTCGTTGTGGGCCAGATGAAATCAGCCGGGTCGGTCTGTGATGTAGAATCTTTTCTCACATATCATGTCTACTAACCTGGAGCTAAGGTTCATCCTGTTGGAGCAAAACAGGACGGTCTTCTTTCACCGACACTTCTGTAGCCTGAACCCATCCAGTAGTTTAGTGCCTTTGGAGGAAGTGTTCAAAAATACAACCAGTCGTCCCAGATGGGCAAAAAAGATCCGCGCTCTTATATTTTAAGAGTGCCATTACAGGATTGCACAGTCATGCACAAATACCGCCTGGAGGATGGACAGCAGTGAAATTCATTCCCCCTATGCAGGGAATTGTTGTGGACAGTTCCTGTCCCCAAAACACCCCGGAGTTGATGAGAGGCTTCTGTATCTCCTGATTGTCCCACACCTCAGTGTGtatcttcttctgtcttctcttctTACCCATACTTCTAAAGAACTCCCCCTGCCCCTTAGCACCAGTCCAAACACTGACACTACATCATGAACTAGTTCAGCGTGGACTTCCCTCTGTCCGCAGCAGGATAGGGGATTGTTCTGTCCTCAGAAGTTCCTGTTCCCATCCAAGAACAAAGTTCAACAAAGCTAGTGTCTCTTAAGGGACATTGACCCAAACAGCATAAAGCAAAGGTGCACTTCAAACGAACAAAAGTCAAAGCCTGGTACAATATCTCCAGGATGAGAGGTAGGTCAGTGTCAACTGCATCAACTCTCATCCTGAGGCCCATTCTCCTGGCAACATGTCTTCCCATTATGTTCTGTGTGATGGGCCCATTGAAAACTGTCCCCCAATATGCATATTAATGTCCCTTGTACTGGCTATTGGTAAGCGGCTGTTTTCCACATATAATGGTGCTTTGCCAAGGACGATTCTGTCCCTGATTTGCATGTCCTTGGTTGTTTTCACGGTCTTATCTGCCCTCCTTATTGTAGCTAAGCTAGTTAGCCTTAGCAGCGCACATTGTACTCTCAATAATGGTACTTGTAATACGTGTGGTTTATTTGCCACGATGGGGAACTACTAATACATACTGACTTTGCTACATGAATtaacagcagcagagtcaccGGGAGATGGTTGGGGTGGAGGTGATGTTCGAATTCCAGTTGCCTTGGCAACAAAACTGCTTAGGCTTAGGTAAAAGAGTTCATTCTTTACTCACAGTCCAAATTTTCGTGCACAAGAAGTTTGGTTATCAAttagcagggaaaaaaaatttaataaaagcaGAGAAGCTAGGTCATACACAGGAAGGGTATTCCCAATTTGGGTAACAATGGAGatgtatgtggtgctttctgaTAATTTCACCCAAGGGAACCTTAAGTGAAAATTATCGTCAGCACCGAACCTCGTGGAACTCCATGgctaacttttgtatgaatggaagagtTGTTGTTAACACTAACAAGCCGGAGGAGAGAGTCCACACACTGTCAAAAGGTGCAAAGGCTGTATTCATTGAACTAAACGAACCAACTCAGAACCACTCCTCCGACATATGCAAAAGGTACGCATCAGCGGTGTAACGCAGGCATGTGGACGGGTGTTCGAAACTTTGACATGACACAAAAGAAAGCGAGTCAGTGGAAGCCATGTGCATGACTCGGCAGAAGAAGACGAGCTCCTGGTTTGGCAGCCATTTTATAGTCTTTAGCCACTCCCCCTCCAGGTGTAGGCAACCAGCTCTGACGGGCTCTTCACAAGGTCACTGGAAGACAAGATGAGAATTGGAGAGAAaggtatgaatatatatatatatatatagagagagagagctccctGTGCTTTGTGAATCAGCGCATATTCATCTGCGAgaagctcctgaagctcctgaagctcctgagcAGTTCAAAGAAACTTTTCCTGAACACACTTCTACCCACTTAAGTGACTGCTCTCGCAGACGAATATGCACTGACTCACACAGCACGTGGTGCTTTATGGGAGGGGGCGTggcggtctctctctctctctctctctctctctctctctctccctctctctatatatatatatatatatatatatatatatatatatatatatatagagagagggagagagagagagagagagagagagagagagagagaccgccACGCCCCCTCCCATAAAGCACCACGTGCTGTGTGAGTCAGTGCATATTCGTCTGCGAGAGCAGTCACTTAAGTGGGTAGAAGTGTGTTCAGGAAAAGTTTCTTTGAACTgctcaggagcttcaggagcttcaggagcttcTCGCAGATGAATATGCGCTGATTCACAAAGCACagggagctctctctctctatatatatatatatatatctatacctTTCTCTCCAATTCTCATCTTGTCTTCCAGTGACCTTGTGAAGAGCCCGTCAGAGCTGGTTGCCTACACCTGGAGGGGGAGTGGCTAAAGACTATAAAATGGCTGCCAAACCAGGAGCTCGCCTTCTACTGCCGAGCCGTGCACGTGGCTTCCACTGACTCGCTTTcttttgtgtcatttc from Scophthalmus maximus strain ysfricsl-2021 chromosome 3, ASM2237912v1, whole genome shotgun sequence carries:
- the LOC118314126 gene encoding NACHT, LRR and PYD domains-containing protein 12 isoform X8 — its product is MKSKVFSQSQLSRTGGKTGNYRSVGASPLRPEKMSDLEEDEDRAESPVFSCVSMKSDRSKGESPFFSPEPGPSHSDVGASPLRPEKMSDLEEDEDRAESPVFSWLSMKSDRSKGESPFFSPEPGPSHSDVGASPLRPEKMSDLEEDEDRAESPVFSCVSMKSDRSKGESPFFSGEPGPSHSEEKRSHVSEEKLPSCCASCQDVLKDPVSTSCGHWLCRRCITSYWDQSGSPGESSCPQCGQRSRTGPGAQTADGGLQQVLDEHKISLRRRCERVTEGSDDRGSETFLNRIFTELYITEGQSEEVNTQHEVRQLETTSKKKTVHETPIKCHDIFKVGPDQQRRIRVVLTNGVAGVGKTFSVQKFTLDWAEGLENQDVSLLILLSFRELNLIRDQQHSLLTLLHVFHPSLQKVTEEKLAVCRLLFIFDGLDESRLSLDFNHREVVSGVTQSSSVNELLTNLIQGNLLPYALVWITSRPAAANQIPLTCVDRVTEVRGFTDAQKEEYFRRRFSDEELSSRIISHVKTSRSLHIMCQIPVFCWISATVLEHMLTTDQREELPKTLTDLYSHFLLVQTQRKKNKYHEGRETRPQELMEADRKILLKLGRLAFEHLQTGNIMFYQEDLERCGLDVTEASVYSGVCTEIFRRESVILQKTVYCFVHLSVQEFLAAVYMFHCVTNRNTKVVNDFLGTKWNNAQHDSFLEYILGSTMEKSLESQNGHLDLFVRFLHGLSLESNQRLLRGLMGRTENHPTIIQRLLRGLMGQRENDPEIIQRVIDNLKEMNSDEISPDRSINIFHCLMEMNDLSVHQEIQEFLKSENRSEKELSEIHCSALAYMLQMSEEVLDELDLEEYNTSEEGRRRLIPAVRNCRTARFIRCELSETHCEVVASALKSDPSHLTELDLSDNFSLQDSGVKVLSAGLESPHCRLETLRLERCRLSEISCSSLASALKSNPSHLRQLDLSGNKLQDSGVKELCGFLESPHCRLETLRLMSCRLSEISCSSLASALKSNPSHLRLLDLRGNRLQDSGVKKLRDLVQRVVC
- the LOC118314126 gene encoding NACHT, LRR and PYD domains-containing protein 12 isoform X16, which produces MSDLEEDEDRAESPVFSCVSMKSDRSKGESPFFSGEPGPSHSEEKRSHVSEEKLPSCCASCQDVLKDPVSTSCGHWLCRRCITSYWDQSGSPGESSCPQCGQRSRTGPGAQTAADGGLQQVLDEHKISLRRRCERVTEGSDDRGSETFLNRIFTELYITEGQSEEVNTQHEVRQLETTSKKKTVHETPIKCHDIFKVGPDQQRRIRVVLTNGVAGVGKTFSVQKFTLDWAEGLENQDVSLLILLSFRELNLIRDQQHSLLTLLHVFHPSLQKVTEEKLAVCRLLFIFDGLDESRLSLDFNHREVVSGVTQSSSVNELLTNLIQGNLLPYALVWITSRPAAANQIPLTCVDRVTEVRGFTDAQKEEYFRRRFSDEELSSRIISHVKTSRSLHIMCQIPVFCWISATVLEHMLTTDQREELPKTLTDLYSHFLLVQTQRKKNKYHEGRETRPQELMEADRKILLKLGRLAFEHLQTGNIMFYQEDLERCGLDVTEASVYSGVCTEIFRRESVILQKTVYCFVHLSVQEFLAAVYMFHCVTNRNTKVVNDFLGTKWNNAQHDSFLEYILGSTMEKSLESQNGHLDLFVRFLHGLSLESNQRLLRGLMGRTENHPTIIQRLLRGLMGQRENDPEIIQRVIDNLKEMNSDEISPDRSINIFHCLMEMNDLSVHQEIQEFLKSENRSEKELSEIHCSALAYMLQMSEEVLDELDLEEYNTSEEGRRRLIPAVRNCRTARFIRCELSETHCEVVASALKSDPSHLTELDLSDNFSLQDSGVKVLSAGLESPHCRLETLRLERCRLSEISCSSLASALKSNPSHLRQLDLSGNKLQDSGVKELCGFLESPHCRLETLRLMSCRLSEISCSSLASALKSNPSHLRLLDLRGNRLQDSGVKKLRDLVQRVVC
- the LOC118314126 gene encoding NACHT, LRR and PYD domains-containing protein 12 isoform X15; this encodes MEEHVGASPLRPEKMSDLEEDEDRAESPVFSWLSMKSDRSKGESPFFSPEPGPSHSDVGASPLRPEKMSDLEEDEDRAESPVFSCVSMKSDRSKGESPFFSGEPGPSHSEEKRSHVSEEKLPSCCASCQDVLKDPVSTSCGHWLCRRCITSYWDQSGSPGESSCPQCGQRSRTGPGAQTAADGGLQQVLDEHKISLRRRCERVTEGSDDRGSETFLNRIFTELYITEGQSEEVNTQHEVRQLETTSKKKTVHETPIKCHDIFKVGPDQQRRIRVVLTNGVAGVGKTFSVQKFTLDWAEGLENQDVSLLILLSFRELNLIRDQQHSLLTLLHVFHPSLQKVTEEKLAVCRLLFIFDGLDESRLSLDFNHREVVSGVTQSSSVNELLTNLIQGNLLPYALVWITSRPAAANQIPLTCVDRVTEVRGFTDAQKEEYFRRRFSDEELSSRIISHVKTSRSLHIMCQIPVFCWISATVLEHMLTTDQREELPKTLTDLYSHFLLVQTQRKKNKYHEGRETRPQELMEADRKILLKLGRLAFEHLQTGNIMFYQEDLERCGLDVTEASVYSGVCTEIFRRESVILQKTVYCFVHLSVQEFLAAVYMFHCVTNRNTKVVNDFLGTKWNNAQHDSFLEYILGSTMEKSLESQNGHLDLFVRFLHGLSLESNQRLLRGLMGRTENHPTIIQRLLRGLMGQRENDPEIIQRVIDNLKEMNSDEISPDRSINIFHCLMEMNDLSVHQEIQEFLKSENRSEKELSEIHCSALAYMLQMSEEVLDELDLEEYNTSEEGRRRLIPAVRNCRTARFIRCELSETHCEVVASALKSDPSHLTELDLSDNFSLQDSGVKVLSAGLESPHCRLETLRLERCRLSEISCSSLASALKSNPSHLRQLDLSGNKLQDSGVKELCGFLESPHCRLETLRLMSCRLSEISCSSLASALKSNPSHLRLLDLRGNRLQDSGVKKLRDLVQRVVC